The Pelagibacterium halotolerans B2 genome has a segment encoding these proteins:
- the proC gene encoding pyrroline-5-carboxylate reductase, producing the protein MSLSDAGTVLLIGAGKMGMAMAAGWVQGGLPGSALTLVDPQPHESVSAFARRHGAVLRTDLPDESPRVVVLAVKPQIMGAVLGMVKPLVGAGTLVVSIAAGVSSDKIAKGLATDRVVRSMPNTPAQIGKGISGAFAGEAVTAEDRTLTEALLAAAGGVVWVEDETLIDAVTAVSGSGPAYVFHLVEAMAAAGEAEGLSPQQAMVLARQTVIGAAALMEADDSSAEQLRKNVTSPNGTTQAALDVLMAPDGLGALMQRAVRAARKRSEELGQ; encoded by the coding sequence ATGAGCCTTTCCGATGCCGGCACGGTGCTGCTGATCGGCGCCGGCAAAATGGGTATGGCCATGGCGGCCGGCTGGGTGCAGGGCGGATTGCCCGGTTCAGCACTGACGCTGGTCGATCCCCAGCCCCACGAAAGCGTTTCGGCTTTTGCACGCCGGCATGGTGCCGTACTGCGCACGGACCTGCCCGACGAATCTCCGCGTGTGGTTGTTCTTGCGGTTAAACCCCAGATCATGGGTGCCGTTCTGGGCATGGTGAAGCCACTGGTCGGCGCCGGAACGCTTGTGGTTTCCATTGCCGCCGGCGTTTCATCCGACAAGATCGCCAAAGGTCTGGCAACTGACCGGGTGGTGCGCTCGATGCCCAACACACCGGCCCAGATCGGAAAGGGCATTTCGGGTGCCTTCGCCGGCGAGGCCGTCACAGCGGAGGACCGGACGCTGACCGAGGCCCTTCTGGCCGCCGCGGGTGGCGTGGTGTGGGTCGAGGACGAGACCCTAATCGATGCAGTCACTGCCGTTTCCGGTTCCGGGCCGGCCTATGTGTTCCATCTTGTCGAAGCCATGGCTGCAGCCGGTGAAGCCGAAGGCCTGAGCCCGCAGCAAGCAATGGTCCTGGCGCGCCAAACAGTAATCGGAGCCGCTGCACTGATGGAAGCCGACGACAGTTCGGCAGAACAATTGCGCAAGAACGTCACCTCACCCAATGGAACGACGCAGGCGGCGCTCGATGTGCTGATGGCGCCGGATGGGCTGGGGGCATTGATGCAGCGCGCCGTGAGAGCCGCCCGAAAGCGAAGTGAAGAATTGGGACAATGA
- a CDS encoding YbjN domain-containing protein: MSLLELELDRTIHPVDIIEHIAAISDWSFERQDADEISISVKGGWSDYHVSFNWMEEMESLHLACAFDLKVPEARRGEIKQLISLINEQLWIGHFDIWSKEGVVLFRNSHLLSGGAEVSPQQCEALLRSATESCDLYYQAFQFVVWAGKSAADALAEVMFETVGQA; this comes from the coding sequence ATGTCACTCCTCGAATTGGAACTGGATCGGACCATTCACCCGGTCGATATTATCGAGCACATCGCCGCGATCAGCGACTGGTCGTTCGAGCGGCAGGATGCCGACGAAATCTCCATTTCGGTCAAGGGGGGCTGGAGCGACTACCACGTGTCGTTCAACTGGATGGAGGAGATGGAATCGCTCCATCTCGCCTGTGCGTTCGACCTGAAGGTGCCCGAGGCACGCCGCGGCGAAATCAAGCAACTGATATCGCTCATCAATGAGCAGCTCTGGATCGGTCATTTCGACATCTGGAGCAAGGAAGGTGTCGTGCTGTTCCGCAACTCGCACCTGCTTTCGGGCGGCGCGGAGGTCTCGCCGCAGCAATGCGAGGCGTTGCTGCGCTCGGCTACAGAAAGTTGCGACCTTTACTACCAGGCATTCCAGTTTGTGGTCTGGGCCGGAAAATCTGCGGCCGACGCCCTGGCCGAAGTCATGTTTGAAACCGTGGGGCAGGCATGA
- a CDS encoding AI-2E family transporter, producing the protein MPIEREPRLLGSKRSALVPPMAVARWLIILILLACVYFFHGFLVPVLAALIIGFASWPVYRRVLGAVGGNRTLAASLMIAVIVLFILIPILMALTYATNEAQQLIRWGIATNANGTAAPHWFDTLPFVSEWATEQWDLYVGRPGALGQYVAYIGGANAYSIYQTVVAAGGSFLDLALNLLFMLIALLFVYRDGANLAGQLDRFGERILPTRWQRLSRVVPATISSTVTGMTIIAIGEGIVLGIAYALAGAPSPVLLGVITGVAAMIPGGAPLSFTLVSIYLVASGSIIPGIALFVWGSVELFIVDKTLRPKLVGGPIKLPFLPTFFGLIGGVKTMGFVGLFIGPVLMALFVSMWREWVHDLDQSDDEGGAGLAVPPEVEDLRDARIDEAQKEQA; encoded by the coding sequence ATGCCCATCGAACGCGAACCCCGTCTGCTTGGATCGAAGCGCTCCGCACTCGTGCCGCCCATGGCGGTGGCGCGCTGGCTGATAATTCTTATCCTTCTGGCCTGCGTCTATTTCTTTCACGGCTTCCTGGTCCCCGTGCTCGCCGCTCTGATTATCGGGTTTGCGAGCTGGCCGGTCTATCGTCGCGTGCTGGGGGCCGTCGGCGGTAATCGTACGCTGGCGGCGAGCCTGATGATCGCGGTCATCGTGCTGTTCATCCTGATCCCGATCCTGATGGCGCTGACCTATGCCACCAACGAGGCGCAACAGCTTATCCGGTGGGGGATCGCGACCAACGCCAATGGGACCGCGGCACCGCATTGGTTCGATACCCTCCCGTTCGTTTCCGAATGGGCCACCGAACAATGGGACCTCTATGTCGGGCGGCCCGGGGCGCTGGGGCAATACGTTGCGTATATCGGGGGTGCAAATGCTTACAGCATTTACCAGACCGTTGTGGCAGCAGGCGGAAGCTTTCTCGATCTGGCGCTCAATCTCTTGTTCATGCTGATCGCTCTGCTGTTCGTTTATCGCGACGGGGCCAATCTGGCCGGGCAGCTCGACCGCTTTGGCGAGCGCATCCTGCCCACACGCTGGCAGAGGTTGTCGCGGGTGGTGCCGGCTACGATCAGCTCGACCGTCACCGGCATGACCATTATCGCCATCGGCGAAGGCATCGTCCTGGGCATAGCCTACGCACTTGCCGGAGCGCCGTCGCCGGTGCTGCTGGGGGTCATTACCGGCGTAGCGGCCATGATCCCGGGTGGCGCGCCGCTCTCGTTCACGCTGGTTTCGATTTATCTGGTGGCCAGCGGTTCGATCATTCCCGGTATCGCGCTGTTCGTCTGGGGTTCGGTGGAACTTTTCATCGTCGACAAGACGCTGCGGCCCAAGCTGGTGGGCGGTCCGATCAAACTGCCGTTTCTCCCGACGTTTTTCGGGTTGATCGGGGGGGTGAAGACCATGGGGTTTGTCGGCCTTTTCATCGGCCCGGTGCTAATGGCGCTGTTTGTCTCGATGTGGCGTGAATGGGTTCACGATCTCGATCAGTCCGATGATGAAGGAGGCGCGGGCCTTGCCGTACCCCCCGAGGTCGAGGACCTACGCGATGCCCGCATAGATGAGGCCCAGAAGGAGCAGGCCTAG
- a CDS encoding tRNA-binding protein codes for MSETISFEDFLKVDIRTGTVVEARPFPEARKPAIILLIDFGPELGIKKSSAQITVHYSPEDLVGRQVMAVVNFPPRQIGPLKSEVLTLGFEDENGAIVLAAIDKAVPDGRKLM; via the coding sequence ATGAGCGAAACCATCTCGTTTGAGGATTTTCTCAAGGTCGATATTCGCACCGGAACCGTCGTCGAAGCGCGGCCCTTTCCTGAAGCACGTAAGCCGGCGATCATTTTGCTTATCGATTTTGGCCCGGAATTGGGGATCAAGAAGTCCTCGGCGCAGATCACCGTCCACTATTCGCCCGAGGATTTGGTCGGGCGGCAGGTGATGGCGGTGGTCAATTTCCCACCGCGCCAGATCGGGCCGTTGAAATCGGAAGTGCTCACGCTTGGCTTTGAGGACGAGAACGGCGCCATTGTGCTTGCTGCGATCGACAAGGCCGTGCCCGATGGCCGCAAGCTGATGTGA